A DNA window from Synchiropus splendidus isolate RoL2022-P1 chromosome 2, RoL_Sspl_1.0, whole genome shotgun sequence contains the following coding sequences:
- the LOC128754505 gene encoding GTP-binding protein Rhes-like, translating to MSLEVKEKTQVRLVFLGAAGVGKTALIQRFLLDKFEPKHRRTVEELHSKEYDIGGVKVTVEILDTSGSYSFPAMRKLSIQNSDAFALVYAVDDPESLEVVKSLRDEILEIKEDKFTPIVVVGNKVDQEETRQVSSEDVLSTVEMDWNNSYVEASAKENSNVVEVFKELLQQANLPSRLSPALRRRRETFPNEENFRPPMNKTNSCILS from the coding sequence ATGTCTCTcgaggtgaaggagaagaccCAGGTGCGACTGGTGTTCCTCGGGGCGGCGGGAGTGGGCAAGACAGCGCTGATCCAACGCTTCCTCCTGGACAAATTCGAACCCAAACACCGCCGAACGGTGGAAGAGCTGCACAGCAAGGAGTACGACATCGGTGGAGTCAAAGTCACCGTTGAGATCTTGGACACCAGCGGCAGCTACTCCTTCCCAGCCATGCGCAAACTCTCCATCCAGAACAGCGACGCCTTCGCTCTGGTGTACGCCGTGGACGACCCcgagtccctggaggtggtgaagagtCTTCGGGATGAGATTCTGGAGATCAAGGAGGACAAGTTCACCCCCATCGTGGTGGTGGGGAACAAGGTGGATCAGGAGGAAACGCGGCAGGTGTCCAGCGAGGACGTGCTGTCCACCGTGGAGATGGACTGGAATAACAGTTATGTGGAGGCTTCTGCCAAGGAGAACTCCAACGTGGTGGAGGTGTTCAAGGAGCTCCTGCAGCAAGCCAACCTGCCGAGCCGCCTCAGCCCGGCCCTGCGCCGACGCAGGGAGACCTTCCCCAACGAGGAGAACTTCCGGCCGCCAATGAACAAGACCAACAGCTGCATTCTCTCATGA